One Faecalicatena sp. Marseille-Q4148 DNA window includes the following coding sequences:
- a CDS encoding sodium-dependent transporter, which yields MKERSNFSSKIGFVLAAAGSAVGLGNLWRFPYLAAQYGGGTFLLVYVILALTFGFTLMIAEIAIGRKTGLSAIGAFKALDKRFNFLGILASIVPIIIFPYYSVIGGWVIKYLVTFAQGQANAAAQNDYFTGFVSTATEPVVWFSIFLGITAIVVMFGVEKGVENVSKFMMPVLVLLTIGIAAYTCTIDGAGEGIKYYLQPHMKDFSAKTILAAMGQLFYSMSLAMGIMVTYGSYMKKDNNLERSVHQIEIFDTGIAFFAGLMIIPAVFAFSNGDTSNLKAGPSLMFVTLPKVFDSMKAGNLIGFVFFLLVLFAALTSSISLMETIVSILMDKFHLKRRTTCAGVAIGALILGIPSSLGFGVLSHISWRNMTILDIMDFISNSILMPIVAFFTCIFVGFVISPKVISDEIKATNGRFKLEKMFTIIIKWVAPIILVLILVSSILNALGIYTL from the coding sequence ATGAAAGAAAGAAGTAATTTTTCCAGCAAGATCGGCTTTGTTCTGGCAGCAGCCGGTTCTGCTGTCGGACTGGGGAATTTGTGGCGGTTCCCATATCTCGCCGCCCAATATGGCGGAGGCACGTTCCTTCTTGTTTATGTTATATTGGCGCTTACGTTTGGATTCACACTCATGATTGCAGAAATTGCAATCGGACGTAAGACAGGGCTCAGCGCAATCGGCGCTTTCAAAGCACTTGATAAACGATTTAATTTTCTTGGAATCCTGGCTTCCATCGTTCCGATCATCATATTCCCATACTACTCTGTTATTGGAGGCTGGGTAATTAAGTATCTCGTGACATTTGCTCAGGGACAGGCGAACGCCGCCGCACAGAACGATTACTTTACAGGATTTGTGTCAACAGCCACTGAACCGGTTGTCTGGTTTTCCATTTTCCTTGGCATTACAGCAATTGTTGTTATGTTCGGTGTGGAAAAGGGTGTCGAAAATGTCAGCAAATTCATGATGCCAGTTCTTGTCCTGCTTACAATTGGAATCGCTGCCTATACTTGTACGATCGATGGCGCAGGCGAAGGCATCAAATACTACCTTCAGCCACATATGAAAGATTTTTCAGCGAAAACAATCCTCGCTGCTATGGGACAGTTGTTCTATTCTATGTCACTTGCAATGGGCATTATGGTTACATATGGTTCTTACATGAAGAAAGACAACAACCTGGAACGCTCTGTTCATCAAATTGAAATTTTTGATACCGGAATCGCATTTTTCGCAGGATTAATGATTATCCCTGCAGTATTTGCATTCTCAAACGGAGATACTTCCAATTTAAAGGCTGGTCCAAGCTTAATGTTCGTTACACTTCCAAAGGTATTCGACAGCATGAAAGCCGGCAATCTGATTGGATTCGTTTTCTTTCTGCTTGTATTATTTGCAGCATTAACCTCTTCGATTTCATTGATGGAGACTATCGTTTCTATCTTAATGGATAAATTCCACCTGAAACGCCGCACAACCTGTGCCGGTGTCGCAATCGGAGCATTAATCCTCGGTATCCCTTCTTCTCTTGGATTTGGCGTACTGAGTCATATTTCCTGGAGAAATATGACCATTCTTGATATCATGGACTTCATCAGCAACAGTATCCTGATGCCGATCGTTGCCTTCTTTACATGTATTTTTGTTGGATTTGTGATTTCACCGAAAGTCATTTCCGATGAGATCAAAGCAACCAATGGACGCTTCAAATTAGAAAAAATGTTCACAATCATTATCAAATGGGTTGCGCCTATTATTCTGGTATTGATTTTAGTAAGTTCTATCTTGAACGCACTTGGAATTTATACACTTTAA
- the pap gene encoding polyphosphate:AMP phosphotransferase produces MLEKIDLTKKMDKDDYQKRVSQLGQRLGELQRLCRQLDIPVMIVFEGYDASGKGVQIGRMIQNLDPRGFRVYAVKNETEEERMHPFLWRFWDKMPANGNISIFDSSWYQKVLAERFEKKSDEHTVENAFRSILSFERQITDGGMVLIKLFLDIDKKEQKQRFEKLEKSKETAWRVTKEDWKRNRAFEQYEALNEEMLQKTDTDYAPWNIVEAVDKRFAEVKILTIVNKALETAAKRVQKERIQEEEHQKAEDSLWKELEVSTLSKTDLSLTCPRETYKKKLKKLQKKISLLHNELYRRRIPVVIGFEGWDAGGKGGAIRRLTAKMDPRGFVVNPVCAPNDIEKVHHYLWRFWKTMPKAGHIAIYDRTWYGRVMVERIEGFCTEQEWKRAYREINDMEKDLADAGAIVLKFWMHIDQEEQAKRFRERQENPEKQWKITEEDWRNREKWDAYEEAVNEMLIRTSTPYAPWIVVEGNDKRFARIKVLETVADAIEKRIAKEKNKES; encoded by the coding sequence ATGCTGGAGAAAATTGACTTAACAAAGAAAATGGACAAAGATGACTATCAAAAGCGGGTATCACAGCTTGGACAGCGGCTCGGTGAACTGCAGCGCTTGTGCAGACAGCTTGATATCCCGGTCATGATTGTATTTGAGGGCTATGATGCTTCCGGAAAAGGAGTTCAGATTGGTCGGATGATTCAGAATCTGGATCCAAGAGGTTTTCGGGTTTATGCAGTAAAAAATGAGACGGAAGAAGAACGGATGCATCCGTTTTTGTGGAGATTCTGGGATAAGATGCCGGCGAATGGCAATATAAGCATTTTTGACAGCAGCTGGTATCAGAAAGTATTGGCAGAACGCTTTGAAAAAAAGTCAGATGAGCATACGGTAGAGAATGCTTTTCGTTCCATACTGTCATTTGAACGTCAGATTACAGATGGCGGTATGGTATTGATTAAATTGTTTTTGGATATTGATAAGAAAGAGCAGAAACAACGGTTTGAGAAGTTGGAAAAATCTAAAGAGACTGCCTGGCGTGTGACGAAAGAAGACTGGAAGCGGAACAGAGCTTTTGAACAATATGAAGCGCTGAATGAAGAGATGCTGCAGAAAACAGATACCGATTATGCACCGTGGAATATTGTAGAAGCAGTTGATAAGAGATTTGCAGAGGTAAAGATCTTAACAATTGTGAATAAAGCGTTGGAAACAGCGGCAAAAAGAGTTCAGAAAGAACGCATTCAGGAAGAAGAACATCAGAAAGCGGAAGACAGCCTGTGGAAAGAGCTGGAAGTATCCACGCTTTCAAAAACAGATCTGTCACTGACTTGTCCGAGGGAGACATATAAAAAGAAATTAAAAAAACTTCAGAAAAAAATCTCATTGCTTCATAATGAATTATATCGCAGAAGGATTCCGGTTGTGATTGGATTTGAAGGATGGGATGCCGGAGGAAAAGGAGGGGCTATCCGGAGGTTGACAGCGAAGATGGATCCGAGAGGATTTGTTGTCAATCCGGTCTGTGCGCCGAATGATATCGAGAAAGTACATCATTATCTTTGGAGATTTTGGAAAACAATGCCAAAAGCCGGACACATTGCAATCTATGACCGGACATGGTATGGGCGGGTTATGGTAGAAAGGATTGAAGGATTCTGCACCGAACAGGAATGGAAACGCGCTTATCGGGAAATTAATGATATGGAGAAAGACCTGGCAGACGCAGGTGCAATTGTGCTGAAGTTCTGGATGCATATTGATCAGGAAGAACAGGCAAAGCGCTTCCGTGAGCGTCAGGAGAATCCGGAAAAACAGTGGAAGATTACGGAAGAAGACTGGCGTAACCGTGAGAAATGGGATGCCTACGAAGAAGCAGTAAATGAAATGCTGATCCGCACTTCTACGCCATATGCGCCGTGGATTGTTGTAGAAGGCAATGACAAGCGTTTTGCAAGAATCAAGGTGCTGGAGACAGTGGCAGATGCAATCGAAAAGCGTATTGCCAAAGAGAAAAATAAAGAATCATAA
- a CDS encoding ABC transporter ATP-binding protein: MKIEEKEYSSEFDLKIWKRLLPFFKPFYKTFAIVLFFNLVCALIDIMLPLFQRYAVDEFIEAGTVEHIWRFAAVYGVVILIQSLSVIVFTRGSTRIELNLLRDMRFACFKHLQTLSFSYYNVTPVGYILARVMSDTGRISGLIAWNLVDILWALTYVIGVLIAMSFLNFKLALWVILIVPFIVFLTGYFQKRILHWNRRIRKQNSKITSAYNEGIMGAKTSKTLVIEGKNTREFREVTADMRMSGIRGARLNAVYISLIVLFGSVATAIILKNGGMMVLDHALEIGTLSAFTAYAVNLFEPIQQIARNLSELISAQANIERVMGLLDEEPQIRDTKEVTETYGDVFEPKTENFEPIRGEIEFEHVSFKYPDGNEYILKDFNLKVPAGTTVAIVGETGAGKSTIVNLVCRFFEPTKGRILIDGRDYRERSQLWLHSHIGYVLQNPHLFSGSVMENIRYGRLEATDEEVKAAAARVSADKVVRHLEQGWNSDVGEGGDSLSTGEKQLVSFARAVLADPDIFILDEATASIDTETEQLIQEAVDYLLQDRTSFIIAHRLSTIRQADIILVVQDGDIIERGSHEELMAKRGHYYDLYTHQFRKELEKDSVKNS, translated from the coding sequence ATGAAGATAGAAGAAAAAGAATACAGCAGTGAATTTGATTTAAAAATCTGGAAACGATTGCTTCCGTTTTTTAAACCATTTTATAAAACATTTGCGATCGTATTGTTTTTTAATCTTGTATGTGCGCTTATCGATATTATGCTGCCGCTGTTTCAGCGGTATGCAGTAGATGAATTTATTGAAGCAGGTACGGTAGAACATATATGGAGATTCGCCGCTGTTTATGGCGTTGTAATTCTAATACAGTCGCTGAGCGTAATTGTATTTACAAGGGGTTCTACAAGGATTGAGCTGAATCTCTTAAGAGATATGAGATTTGCATGTTTTAAACATTTGCAGACATTGTCATTTTCTTATTATAATGTGACGCCGGTAGGATATATTCTGGCCCGCGTTATGAGCGATACGGGAAGAATCAGCGGATTAATTGCATGGAATCTTGTAGATATTTTATGGGCGCTGACTTATGTGATCGGCGTACTGATCGCTATGTCATTTTTGAATTTCAAATTGGCGCTCTGGGTAATTCTGATTGTTCCGTTTATTGTGTTCCTGACCGGATATTTTCAGAAACGGATTCTGCACTGGAACAGAAGAATACGAAAACAGAATTCGAAAATTACCAGTGCCTATAATGAAGGGATTATGGGAGCAAAGACGTCCAAAACGCTTGTGATTGAGGGGAAAAACACGCGGGAATTCCGGGAAGTAACAGCGGATATGAGAATGAGCGGTATCCGCGGGGCAAGACTAAATGCGGTCTATATTTCCCTGATCGTACTCTTTGGATCGGTGGCTACAGCAATCATTCTTAAGAATGGAGGAATGATGGTGCTTGATCATGCGCTTGAGATCGGAACACTGTCGGCTTTTACGGCGTACGCGGTCAATTTGTTTGAGCCTATCCAGCAGATTGCCCGAAACCTGTCCGAATTAATTTCAGCTCAGGCGAATATTGAGCGGGTAATGGGACTTCTCGATGAGGAACCACAGATCCGCGATACAAAAGAAGTTACAGAGACTTATGGAGATGTGTTTGAACCGAAAACAGAAAATTTTGAGCCAATCCGCGGGGAGATTGAGTTTGAACATGTATCTTTCAAATATCCGGATGGAAACGAATATATTTTGAAAGATTTTAATCTAAAGGTACCGGCAGGAACAACAGTGGCAATTGTTGGAGAAACAGGAGCCGGAAAGAGTACCATTGTAAATCTTGTCTGCAGATTTTTTGAACCGACAAAGGGCAGAATCTTAATTGATGGACGAGACTACCGGGAACGAAGTCAGCTATGGCTTCACAGCCATATTGGATATGTACTTCAGAATCCACATCTGTTTTCCGGAAGTGTCATGGAAAATATTCGTTATGGACGTTTGGAAGCAACAGATGAAGAAGTAAAAGCGGCGGCAGCAAGAGTATCTGCGGATAAAGTCGTGCGACATTTGGAACAGGGGTGGAATAGTGATGTTGGAGAAGGCGGAGATTCCCTTTCTACAGGAGAAAAGCAGCTTGTTTCTTTTGCCCGCGCAGTATTGGCAGATCCGGATATTTTCATTCTTGATGAGGCTACAGCTTCTATCGATACAGAGACAGAGCAGTTAATTCAGGAAGCAGTTGACTATCTGCTTCAGGATCGGACTTCTTTTATCATTGCACACCGCCTTTCCACGATCAGGCAGGCAGACATTATTCTTGTCGTTCAAGACGGAGATATTATTGAGCGGGGAAGCCACGAAGAATTAATGGCAAAGAGAGGCCATTATTATGATCTGTATACGCACCAGTTCAGAAAAGAACTGGAAAAAGATTCCGTTAAGAATTCATAG
- a CDS encoding DegV family protein — MRDFIIVTDSTVDLPEHMLEEQGIPVLQLNYVLDGKTYEDRKGLSGKEFFDKLREGSMPTTSQVNPEQAKEFFEPFVKAGKNILCIGFSSGLSGTYNSERIAAEELSEEYPDAKIIVIDSLCASMGQGLLLVKALKKQREGMTLEELAQWLEENKLHICHNVTVDDLNHLYRGGRISKTTAVLGTLVQIKPIIHMNDEGKLIVIGKERGRKKALNTIVDMMGKQMEGYENDLVMVTHGDCLEDAEYVKTQIQKKYGIQDVVINGIGTVIGTHTGPGVVAVFCMGEKR, encoded by the coding sequence ATGAGAGATTTTATCATCGTAACAGATAGTACAGTAGATCTGCCGGAACATATGCTGGAAGAGCAGGGAATTCCGGTGCTCCAGTTAAATTATGTATTAGATGGCAAGACTTATGAAGACAGAAAGGGACTTTCCGGAAAAGAGTTTTTTGATAAGCTTCGGGAAGGATCCATGCCTACGACTTCCCAGGTAAATCCGGAACAGGCAAAAGAATTTTTTGAACCATTTGTAAAAGCAGGAAAGAATATTCTTTGTATTGGATTTAGTTCAGGATTAAGCGGAACGTATAATAGTGAACGAATTGCAGCAGAAGAGCTGTCAGAAGAATATCCGGATGCTAAGATTATCGTGATAGATTCACTCTGTGCAAGTATGGGGCAGGGACTGCTTCTGGTGAAAGCGCTGAAGAAACAGCGAGAAGGAATGACACTGGAGGAATTGGCACAGTGGCTGGAAGAGAATAAGCTTCATATTTGTCATAATGTAACAGTGGATGATTTAAATCATTTATATCGAGGAGGACGCATTTCTAAAACGACAGCAGTGCTTGGAACACTTGTCCAGATTAAACCGATTATTCATATGAATGATGAGGGGAAACTTATTGTAATTGGTAAAGAGCGCGGAAGAAAGAAAGCCCTGAATACGATTGTAGATATGATGGGAAAACAGATGGAAGGATATGAGAATGATCTTGTAATGGTAACTCATGGGGACTGTCTGGAGGATGCAGAATATGTAAAAACACAGATTCAAAAGAAATATGGAATTCAGGATGTTGTAATCAACGGAATCGGTACTGTGATCGGAACACATACAGGACCGGGGGTAGTTGCTGTATTCTGTATGGGTGAGAAGAGATAA
- a CDS encoding ABC transporter ATP-binding protein, with protein sequence MKGKAKVILRFLKGNTHFFVLALIFSMGNTVLNAIIPQIIRTSVDSILGSEPLPQSLKVFADPGTMLTAAATAVIIIACLNMLCNYWARTFTAKGSEHFVKDFRDTLFAHIQTLPFEWHTKHQTGEIIQRCTSDVEVVKNFITNQLLEVFRICFLILFSVSVMLSMSVKITMIAIIFIPVIVLYSGYFYGKIGNKFLDADEAEGRLSTQVQENLTGVRVVRAFGRERYETERFQEKNIDFSNMWIRLGKIMSLYWGTGDLITGLQVMLIITLGTISTVNGNITLGEFLALVSYNATLIWPVRSLGRVLSEMSKAGVSIDRLAYILDSESEKDAPGACTPPMNQDIHFEHVTFGYEEGQPIVKDLNFTIEAGKTFAILGTTGSGKSTLVHLINSLYELKEGEGRILIGDTDIRNIQKSYLRKHVGLVLQEPFLYSRTIQENISITLEEATLGEIKKACEIACVDSAIDSFTDGYDTIVGERGVTLSGGQKQRVAIARMLMQNADIMIFDDSLSAVDTETDIKIRTALKERMNQATVILISHRITTLMQADKIMVLSDGKITEMGSHEELMELGGTYRKIHDIQMGQQEEGR encoded by the coding sequence ATGAAGGGGAAGGCAAAAGTTATCTTACGTTTTTTAAAAGGAAATACACATTTTTTTGTATTAGCCCTTATATTTTCAATGGGCAATACAGTATTGAATGCGATTATTCCACAGATCATTCGAACGAGTGTAGATTCTATTCTCGGAAGTGAGCCGCTTCCGCAGAGCCTGAAAGTGTTTGCTGATCCAGGGACAATGCTGACTGCCGCAGCAACAGCGGTTATTATCATCGCATGTCTGAATATGCTTTGCAATTATTGGGCGAGAACATTTACCGCAAAAGGATCTGAGCATTTTGTGAAAGATTTTAGAGATACGTTGTTTGCACATATCCAGACGCTGCCCTTTGAGTGGCATACAAAGCACCAGACCGGAGAGATTATTCAGAGATGTACTTCGGATGTAGAAGTGGTTAAAAACTTTATCACGAATCAGCTGCTGGAAGTATTTCGTATTTGCTTTTTGATTTTATTCTCAGTCAGTGTAATGCTTTCAATGAGTGTGAAGATTACGATGATCGCAATTATATTTATTCCGGTTATTGTGCTTTATTCCGGCTATTTTTATGGAAAGATCGGAAATAAATTTCTGGATGCAGATGAGGCGGAAGGACGGCTTTCTACACAAGTGCAGGAAAACCTTACTGGTGTCCGTGTCGTTCGGGCTTTTGGACGGGAGCGTTATGAAACGGAACGGTTTCAGGAAAAAAATATTGATTTTTCTAATATGTGGATCCGTCTTGGGAAGATTATGAGTCTGTACTGGGGAACAGGAGATTTGATTACTGGTCTTCAGGTGATGTTGATTATCACACTGGGAACAATTTCAACAGTGAATGGAAATATTACGCTGGGAGAATTTTTGGCGTTGGTGTCTTACAATGCGACATTGATCTGGCCGGTAAGAAGTCTCGGCCGTGTACTTTCGGAAATGAGTAAAGCAGGAGTTTCTATTGACCGTCTGGCATACATATTAGACAGTGAATCAGAGAAAGATGCTCCGGGCGCATGCACACCTCCGATGAATCAGGATATTCATTTTGAACATGTGACATTTGGATACGAAGAGGGGCAGCCAATTGTAAAAGACTTGAATTTTACTATTGAAGCAGGCAAAACATTTGCCATCCTGGGAACGACAGGAAGCGGTAAAAGTACGCTTGTACATTTGATTAACAGTTTATATGAATTGAAAGAAGGAGAAGGAAGGATTTTAATCGGAGATACCGATATCCGAAATATTCAGAAAAGTTATCTTAGAAAACATGTGGGACTTGTACTGCAGGAACCGTTTCTCTATTCCCGGACAATTCAGGAAAATATCAGTATTACATTGGAGGAAGCGACTCTGGGAGAAATTAAGAAAGCTTGTGAGATTGCATGTGTAGACAGCGCCATCGACAGTTTTACAGATGGTTATGACACCATTGTAGGAGAGAGGGGAGTAACACTTTCCGGAGGTCAGAAGCAGAGAGTTGCGATTGCCCGGATGCTGATGCAAAATGCAGATATTATGATTTTTGACGATTCGCTTTCAGCAGTGGACACAGAGACAGATATTAAGATTCGTACAGCGCTGAAAGAACGGATGAATCAGGCGACGGTAATTTTGATCTCTCATCGAATTACTACGCTGATGCAGGCAGATAAGATTATGGTACTTTCGGATGGAAAAATTACAGAAATGGGATCTCATGAAGAATTAATGGAACTTGGAGGAACTTATCGGAAGATCCATGATATTCAGATGGGACAGCAGGAAGAAGGGAGGTAA
- the infC gene encoding translation initiation factor IF-3: protein MINEQIRDKEVRLIGENGDQLGIMSAREAMKLAQEAELDLVKIAPTAKPPVCKIIDYGKYRYEQARKEKEAKKKQKTVEVKEVRLSPNIEGNDLNTKVNNARKFLEKGNKVKVTLRFRGREMAHMQTSKHILDDFAELLKDVASIEKPAKLEGRSMSMVLTEKR, encoded by the coding sequence ATGATCAACGAACAAATCAGAGACAAAGAAGTCCGTCTTATTGGAGAAAATGGAGACCAGCTTGGGATTATGTCTGCGAGAGAAGCTATGAAGCTTGCGCAGGAAGCGGAACTGGATCTGGTTAAAATTGCTCCGACAGCAAAACCGCCGGTTTGCAAAATTATTGATTACGGAAAGTATCGTTATGAACAGGCGAGAAAAGAAAAGGAAGCAAAGAAAAAACAGAAGACTGTCGAAGTAAAGGAAGTGCGTCTGTCACCAAACATCGAAGGAAATGACTTAAACACAAAGGTGAACAATGCGAGAAAATTCCTCGAAAAAGGAAATAAGGTAAAAGTTACACTTCGTTTCCGTGGAAGAGAGATGGCGCATATGCAGACAAGTAAGCATATTCTTGATGATTTCGCAGAATTGTTGAAAGATGTTGCATCTATTGAAAAACCTGCTAAGCTTGAAGGCAGAAGCATGAGTATGGTTTTAACTGAAAAACGTTAA
- the rpmI gene encoding 50S ribosomal protein L35, whose translation MPKIKTSRAAAKRFKVTGTGKLKRNKAYKSHILTKKSAKRKRNLRHATITDATNVKNMKKILPYL comes from the coding sequence ATGCCAAAAATAAAAACAAGCAGAGCTGCTGCAAAACGTTTCAAAGTAACAGGTACAGGAAAATTAAAAAGAAACAAAGCTTATAAGAGCCATATCTTAACAAAGAAATCAGCTAAGAGAAAAAGAAATCTTAGACATGCAACAATCACAGATGCTACTAACGTAAAGAACATGAAGAAGATTTTACCATATCTGTAG
- a CDS encoding L,D-transpeptidase/peptidoglycan binding protein codes for MKHCARKKALHRKPMKRTAKHRQPHPAYMILFILTAVFYFGMAIYFSFHLLPGTTINNIPFSNNTCENVTKYFRNQIRDYQLTLQLADGSTTVIDSASISLAYDGNKAIQTIFDEQPVFAWPAYLWRTQHLTVPLNVTYNIEAMDSVLLSFVPPSPETLIPSASAEPEFNGDTFVIKPEVYGNEINPEQLRKTIDHAVTTLTPTVNLLEQHCYQKPKYTANSKAVQEACRILNQYCSTSITYQIGNQTEVIDKSVISSWLTWDENMNVSVNRDAVTAFYRDFGTRYDTLRSERTFTTPTGKNAVVSGGTYGWSVDEAAEIEYILSILESGQSVTKEPAYVQTAAAHANPDWGNTYIEVDLTEQHMWYLQNNTVVFECDVVTGEPIPEKETPTGVFFIMEKLRNKTLIGAPDPITNEPSYRQPVKYWARVTGTGIGFHDADWQTAFGGSRYLYYGSHGCINMRPSDAAAFYDMISVGDPVIIHN; via the coding sequence ATGAAACACTGTGCAAGAAAAAAAGCTTTACACCGCAAGCCTATGAAAAGAACAGCTAAACACCGTCAGCCTCATCCGGCTTATATGATTCTTTTTATACTGACTGCTGTTTTTTATTTCGGGATGGCAATCTATTTTTCTTTTCATCTTCTTCCAGGTACAACAATTAACAACATTCCATTTTCTAACAATACATGCGAAAACGTCACAAAATATTTCCGTAATCAGATTCGTGATTATCAATTAACACTTCAGCTTGCAGATGGAAGCACCACAGTGATTGACAGCGCTTCCATTTCTCTTGCTTATGATGGCAACAAGGCTATTCAGACGATCTTTGATGAACAGCCGGTATTCGCCTGGCCAGCTTATCTGTGGCGCACGCAGCATCTGACAGTCCCTTTAAATGTTACATATAATATAGAAGCAATGGATTCTGTGCTGCTCTCTTTCGTACCTCCGAGTCCGGAAACACTCATCCCTTCTGCATCTGCTGAACCAGAATTTAACGGTGACACTTTCGTGATCAAACCGGAAGTCTATGGCAATGAGATAAATCCGGAACAACTCCGTAAAACGATTGACCATGCAGTTACCACGCTCACTCCAACGGTTAATCTGCTCGAACAGCATTGTTATCAGAAGCCGAAATATACCGCTAACTCAAAAGCTGTACAGGAAGCCTGTCGTATTTTAAATCAATACTGCAGCACTTCTATTACATACCAGATTGGCAATCAGACAGAAGTGATCGACAAATCTGTTATTTCCTCCTGGCTGACTTGGGATGAAAACATGAACGTCTCTGTGAACCGTGATGCAGTGACCGCATTTTATCGCGATTTTGGTACACGGTATGATACACTTCGTTCTGAACGTACTTTTACAACACCGACCGGCAAAAATGCAGTTGTCTCCGGAGGAACTTATGGCTGGTCTGTAGATGAGGCCGCTGAAATAGAATATATCCTCTCCATTCTTGAGAGCGGTCAATCTGTCACGAAAGAGCCCGCTTATGTGCAGACGGCTGCTGCCCATGCCAATCCGGACTGGGGTAATACTTATATCGAGGTAGATCTGACTGAACAGCATATGTGGTATCTTCAGAACAATACTGTTGTCTTTGAGTGTGATGTTGTAACCGGTGAACCCATTCCTGAAAAAGAAACACCGACAGGCGTTTTCTTTATCATGGAAAAACTCCGCAACAAAACGTTGATCGGCGCTCCGGATCCTATTACCAACGAGCCTTCTTACCGGCAGCCTGTTAAATACTGGGCAAGAGTTACCGGAACCGGCATCGGATTCCATGATGCCGACTGGCAGACAGCTTTCGGAGGCTCCAGATATCTTTATTACGGTTCTCACGGATGTATTAATATGCGTCCTTCCGATGCTGCCGCCTTTTATGATATGATTTCTGTAGGAGATCCCGTCATTATTCATAACTGA
- the rplT gene encoding 50S ribosomal protein L20, whose translation MARIKGGMNAKKKHNRTLKLAKGYRGARSKQYRVAKQSVMRALTSAYAGRKQRKRQMRQLWIARINAAARMNGLSYSKMMHGLKLAGVEINRKMLAELAVNDAQGFAALAETAKSKLA comes from the coding sequence ATGGCAAGAATTAAAGGCGGAATGAACGCAAAGAAGAAACACAATAGAACATTAAAGCTGGCAAAAGGTTACAGAGGAGCCAGATCAAAACAGTATAGAGTTGCAAAACAGTCTGTAATGAGAGCACTTACAAGTGCATACGCAGGAAGAAAACAGCGTAAACGTCAGATGAGACAGTTATGGATTGCCCGTATCAATGCTGCAGCTAGAATGAATGGATTATCTTACAGCAAGATGATGCATGGATTAAAATTAGCAGGTGTTGAAATCAACAGAAAAATGCTTGCTGAATTAGCAGTAAATGATGCACAGGGATTTGCAGCTTTAGCAGAGACTGCAAAATCAAAATTAGCTTAA